The Legionella cincinnatiensis genome includes a region encoding these proteins:
- a CDS encoding MerR family transcriptional regulator: MNSKTISEFAKLCGVGVETIRYYQRQGILSIPPLAKEFSAGRIRRYGEHDIRRLRFILSAKKAGFTLKEIKELLDLDAKNDRERVRSIAQNRITKLDMQIAELTEARESLYRLIKECKRADSAPCPILVAFEEK; this comes from the coding sequence ATGAATAGTAAAACAATTAGTGAATTTGCTAAATTATGTGGAGTTGGGGTAGAAACGATACGTTATTACCAACGCCAAGGGATTCTTAGTATTCCACCACTTGCAAAAGAGTTTAGCGCGGGAAGAATCAGGCGTTATGGTGAGCATGACATCCGTCGTTTAAGGTTTATTCTTTCGGCAAAAAAAGCTGGTTTTACTCTAAAGGAAATCAAAGAATTATTAGATCTCGATGCAAAGAATGATCGTGAGCGTGTGAGAAGCATCGCCCAAAACCGTATTACAAAGTTGGATATGCAAATTGCTGAACTTACGGAGGCTCGAGAATCTCTTTACCGCTTAATAAAAGAATGTAAAAGAGCTGATTCAGCGCCATGTCCTATTTTAGTTGCATTTGAAGAAAAATAG